From the genome of Papaver somniferum cultivar HN1 unplaced genomic scaffold, ASM357369v1 unplaced-scaffold_21, whole genome shotgun sequence:
TATTTCGTACTTTTTGCGATACCAATACTATCAATGATAGCCACTGAGACTGTTTCCATCGTAGCTGTTACCGGTTACCTAACGTACATCGATTTGATGAACAACATGGGTCACTGCAACTTCGAGCTTGTCCCTCCATCTCTCTTTACCTTCTTTCCATTCATGAAATATATCTTCTACACTCCTTCGTAAGTATACTACGACACTACATACCTATTCGATTCGTTCATATGGTGCACATAACACATATACGTAATTTTGCATGATTGGTGATGAACAGATACCATTCACTTCACCACACTCAGTTCCGGACGAATTACGCACTATTCATGCCTATGTACGATTACTTATACGGGACCATGGACAAGTCAAGTGACGATCTGTACGAGAATTCACTTAAAAGGAAGGAAGAATCGCCTCATGTCGTTCACCTAACCCATCCAACTACACCGGACTCGATCTACCATCTACGCATTGGATTCGCTTCCTTCGCATCCATACCGTATAACAACGCTACTCCTAACAAGAAATGGTATCTCTTGATGACTAAGGGGATATTATGGCCGTTGAATTGGATGTTTAGTTACATCAACAACACATTCGTAGTCGAGAGAAACATATTCGACGAAtatggaaaaggaaaaggaacaCTCAAGATGCAGACATGGGCAGTACCCAGATACTCTTACCAAGTTAGTAGATATAAATTAAGAAGTTAAATTCATTGATTAAACTCAATAATTAGTACTAATTGCACTAATGACTTGCACTCTTGCAGTACACATCACCGAAGCAAAGACAAGGAATAAACAAATTGATTGAGGAGGCCATACTTGATGCTGATAAAGCTGGAGTAAAGGTCTTGAGCTTGGGACTCTTAAACCAGGCAAGTACAAGCAGCATCAACTTCTCATGAGTCATAACTACTGTTGAGTACTACTAGCCAACTGGTACCATCTCTATTGATCTCAGTCCCGTGTCCTGTCCAACTTAGTTAAGCATTTAGTTCTAAACCCCGTACGTATTGACCAGTCCATGCATGTGGGAACCTCATCAGGAGGTGAAGGAGCTCGGGTGGGGCTCCATACCTCTATTAACTTATTTTGCATTCTGAATGATTTACCAGGGAGAAGAACTGAACAGGAATGGTGAAATTTACATACAAAAGCATCCAAAACTTAAGACCAGGATTGTAGATGGGAGCAACTTAGCTGTGGCATTTGTTGTTAACAACATGGTCCCTAAAGGAACAAGTCAAGTGATAATGAGAGGCAACCTTACAAAAGTTGCTTATGGGATTGCATTTGTTCTATGTCAACGAGGCGTTCGAGTTATTACGACACGAAGGGATGAATTCGAGAAGCTCAAATTGTGGTTAGGTAGTAATAATGTTGTTACTGGTAACTTGACCCTCTCAATATCATCTACAACAACTTGTACCGATAATGCTCATCATCAACAGGTAATGGATTAAAATCAACCATAAATGTAGAGACAAAAAAATATCTACATTAGCTTTATTTGCATCCAACATAATTATTGAGCAACAAAAGTAAGCCAGCTATGAGCTAACAATAGCACAGCAGTAACAACAACTTCGACACGATGCGTGCAGGTTTGGCTGGTGGGCGATGGATTCAGCGTGGAAGAGGAAAAGAGTGCACCAACTGGGTCACTTTTTATTCCCTTCTCCCAGTTTCCTCCTTGGATGAATAGAAAAGAACTAGTCCGAAAGGATTGCGTGTATTATAATACTCCGTCACTGACGGTTCCTCCGGCTCTTGAGAATGTCCACTCCTGCGAGGTAATTACAGCCACGTCATTACGTGTATGTGTCGTAATAATTACAGTTAAAATCGATTTTTAACTAATCATATTGTTACATGGAAACAGAACTGGTTGCCAAGAAGGGTGATGAGCTCATGGCGTGTGGCTGGTATAATTCATGCACTGGAAAAATGGGAAAGTCACGAATGTGGCAGCTCAATGTCGTTGATGCTCGAGGAAGACATTGAGAAAGTATGGGCTGCAACTTTACGACATGGATTCCGTCCTCTGGATGTTCCGATTACTGATGCTTAAAGAAATTAGTGCTTGTTTATTATATGTATGAAATTGAATACATCATTACTACGATTGTCTTATTATTATTGCTTCTAAGTTTTAAATCTTTTGcaaccaaacaaaaaaataaaattaaatcttgAATGTTTACCTAAGCTAAGAGTATCATAAATTCCAACCTGTAGGACGTTTAAGTTCTAAATCttgaatgtttttctttttttactaaGAAGGGAGATCTATTTCATAAAGCTTTAACTTACAATGTCATCCTCTATTGAGGTAAGTAACCAAtacggaaaaaaaaattaaatctaaacaaAGAAGAAGCATAATTGTAAGCTTTTTTAGCTAAAAGATCAGCCACATTGTTAGCCTCTTTTAGAACAAAAGAAAATTTCCAATCCTCAAAGTTCTCTAAATGATGGAATTAGATGTCTATTTGAATGTCGAACATCTTCCATTTATTGCTTCTACTACATTCCTACTGTCTAGCTCATGCGCCAAGACTGTTGTATAACTAGAGATAATCTACTCATGAAACCCAGAATTAACTTCATATAGCCGTTAAACTCAGCAGAACAAGTGGTGCCATATATTATATTTTTAAAACCTATAGCAGGCAGACATATGGAGATAAAAAGGTGGATGCAACTGCAACAGTTTAGATACTAATTATTCAAGGCAATgagagaatttgagaagatagttttaCATAAATGGCTGAGTATCATAGAAAACACGGCACTTAGTTCTGAAAAATGTCACAGAAAAGATTCACACATGCACTGATTTTATTAGTAATAATAGACCATAAATACATCTGTCGTGTGTTATTATGGACCTCCAATGCTTAGACACGCACTTAAATCTCATTAACGACTTGACAGGAAGCCTACTAAATATATGAACCAAAACTAAATCATTACAATCAAGAAAACAACAGCTTCTTCTATTTCTAATCCTCAAtgatcttcttcttttcatttttgtttctaATCATGTTCAAAACTCTACTACCAAAGCTGCTACTACTATTATTGCTTCTTCTATTTCTAATTCTCAATGATCTTCTTCGTTTCATTTCCATGTTTCTAATCGTGTTCAAAACTCTACAATTAATCAAAGAGAAATGTATATGCAGAAGTTGAAACAGTTACCTGATGAGCATCATCTTAAGAAATTGTTCAGGCCAGGGTTGTGACTGAAAATCCCAAAACTGAGTAGCAAGCTAGGGTTTCTAAGAAAATTTCATTTTGTCGATCGCCCAAATGGATGGGCACTAAAGGGAAGTCCGATCCGTTTTGTTGTTGAAAAACCTGCCCGGcccataaaaaaaaatgaaaaaaacgtCACCTGAGAGATTCGAACTCTCGCGTGCAGAGCCCATATACTTAGCAGGCACACGCCTTAACCTCGGCCAAAGTGTCACTTGTTGACACTTCCTTTGGTCATTCGCTGATATACAACATTGTTTGACCTCTAAAGACTTATAAATGGCTAACCAAATAGAATTCCAAGTGTGGACGACGAGGGCCAGAATGTGGTTCAACCAACACAAAAATGGCCGGACAATTAGATCGTCCCTCCGGAACTGGTTAGGACACATATTCATCATTTGCACATCACTTGTACATTCCAATACATACTAGATTGATAGTTTTAATTAGTGACAATCATTGTCAAAAACTTACAATGTACTTCTAATTACCCCGGTGATGATAAATGAAGAGTCTGGCGCCAGCTTATGCTGATCATAGAGTGTAACCGCATCCGCACTATGATTTTTCCTCTAGTGAAGGGTCGTAAGCAAGAATCTAGTGACCTAAAGGGAAGAGACTATCAAGACAAACCTACACTATGATTTTTCCTCTCTAGGAGCGGATTTCTCTGAAATTTATTTATGGgatttgttagttttttttcTAGAATTTTGGCTTTTTTTTTCTCCTGAAATCAATTGAATATTTGAATAGTCTATTTACGGATTCCACTGTATTCAGCTGCTCTTTATGAATGTTTCTTGAGCTTTCATCTTGTCTCAATTTTATGTGTCATAATAAGAGCAGCAAAGAAACAAGTATAAGATGACAAGTCCTGAATTTTGAATCACAGCAATGACAAATCCAAGACGAATTCCAACAAGATAGTAAACTTGTTTTTAGCCGTCTCTCAGATCCATTAATATAATGCATTCTTCAGAACTTGTATAAATTCAAGTTTTAGAATTCTGGGATTGTCGTAGTTCTTATCATTTTTTCCATGAGGATCTGAACAACA
Proteins encoded in this window:
- the LOC113340194 gene encoding protein ECERIFERUM 1-like, producing the protein MASKPGILTDWPWTPLGRFKYMVLAPWVVDSVYSTFLKIPNDDRGVDLTYILIFPIMLWRAIHNQIWISLSRFRTSKSKNRIVDKPMEFEQVDRETNWDDQIILQGLLFYLGYNFIPLPGATYLPIWNTDGIILTILLHTGPVEFLYYWLHRALHHHFLYSRYHSHHHSSIVTEPITSVIHPFGEHLMYFVLFAIPILSMIATETVSIVAVTGYLTYIDLMNNMGHCNFELVPPSLFTFFPFMKYIFYTPSYHSLHHTQFRTNYALFMPMYDYLYGTMDKSSDDLYENSLKRKEESPHVVHLTHPTTPDSIYHLRIGFASFASIPYNNATPNKKWYLLMTKGILWPLNWMFSYINNTFVVERNIFDEYGKGKGTLKMQTWAVPRYSYQYTSPKQRQGINKLIEEAILDADKAGVKVLSLGLLNQGEELNRNGEIYIQKHPKLKTRIVDGSNLAVAFVVNNMVPKGTSQVIMRGNLTKVAYGIAFVLCQRGVRVITTRRDEFEKLKLWLGSNNVVTGNLTLSISSTTTCTDNAHHQQVWLVGDGFSVEEEKSAPTGSLFIPFSQFPPWMNRKELVRKDCVYYNTPSLTVPPALENVHSCENWLPRRVMSSWRVAGIIHALEKWESHECGSSMSLMLEEDIEKVWAATLRHGFRPLDVPITDA